The DNA sequence TCTTTAAAGTCTTATCAATAAAGTCACTGGGGCTGCcattcacatttttcaaaaagcaaGGAGAGTAAATTAAGAAGAGTATGGAGGAGATTGACCAAGTACTGGGAAGTTGAGATACCTTtgatatatgtgagtggacacggcgaatcagccgtaaactcggcaaattgtattctgagttaaagtgtaaaatgtatgtgaaggtcgtattcatacaTGTAGGTGTATCAATTAGATTTgcacaagtatcttatcaaacgctgtttaaatcaatcaataatactattgctgaagaggataataagcttctacctatttctatagaatagttcttgtctttgtttgctttggctaaatcctgttcaagtggtagataacaaagcattgtattttgtttaggtatgtataatcaacaatgaacaatgagaggatatttctgaacctcgttgacttggggatgatttgaaatgaccgccaattatgactgttggatatttattaccagaaatgtagaaaaagagacacatatagaaccgataaaaaatacaattttgtcgacggaacagagttcaacaaatcataaccccgcttttggttATCACTTGAAGTCAAaggatataccattttaaagcttacattgtatggtatatattttctaaacacgaaataaaacaaaattgaccagggccacgtccagtcacatatttccAAACTGTTGGAGGTCAATTTTATCTTCCAACGCCCACTTTACAAGGAACTCTTTGAGTTCAAAGTTCTCAATGGTGCTCTCCCACAAGGGACACAATTAGGCCCAGTTGGTTCATTAATGATGAAGTTCAGATCAAAGGTGCAAGACTGCAAGCATCAACTGTTGGAAGTATGTGGATTGTAGTTGGTACTTGgtagcagggtcttagctagaaattgagagttgcccgtcatttgaataaaattgcctgtcctaatttgacctttaaaacatttaccagacgtctatagcccattgggggttcaaagagttcaaatatgtgttgatatggccttgttctacaaattgggtctactaaaaggtcaattagcttctcaaaacatacaatttataatatagcatctgtcaaaggcattaattttgcccgtcccaggaacaaactccctgtctaaaatgacggccagacgggtggctagctaagaccttgCTTGGTAGTGTAATCCTTTTACAGCTTCATCTTGAGCTGAACTAGGAGCTAAAATCTGACACTTGAACCCACACATGTGTCACAATGAGAGTTACGGATGGGATGATGCTTCAGTTTCACTCACCCAGCAAATGCTTCTTCTATTGCTGTTGTTTTctgcagaaaaataaaacaagaaatgaaCATACACACAGttaaatttcatatttccatttCTGTATTTAATTATATCTCATTTAATCGAAGTATTTTACACTTGGAATGATACCTTGCAGTATCAGCTAAGCTAGTACTACTACACTTCATTTCAGCTCAAGTTTGGCAATAACATCATTGCTTCTATGCGGTTACCCTGCATGTGTGCAAACAACCCGCATTTGCATGCATGTGTATGCTTTGTAGGGTAATAGTGTGTCGTGATCAACTTCAAGCTCTGGAAGTGATACAACAATGTCACGGATGTAAATAGCTGTTTTTAAAAAAACCTGAAACCGTGCAAACAAGCCTAATGCTTGAATAGAGCACTAACTTTTTAGCGAATGCTAGGGATCTGGGAATAGGCTATAAGGGTATCACCcaactaaaaaaaaattgttgttctttttatgatgaaatatcatcatccaattcgaaatgtaaaaaagaagaaaaaaaagaaaaaaaataaagacacaGAAAACTTACATCACTGCAATGTAATgtaggtatttttttttttaattatacacTTACTAGAGCATCATTCAGAATCTTCTTCAGCTCAGTTTCCAGTACCAACGATCCTGGGTGTGTAGACATTATGGATGCTTACCTAAAATCCATAGGatttattgaaaacaaaatagaACAACAGGATTTGTCATAATTTAAGGTGTAGCTTTgataaattttgattatttttgcatttttctcaaaaaataataattaacacTGCCACtgccactggtaacaaaagttatgtataatataggggcaaggtcaTCCAGTTGCTACACTGGAATaacagtgattcaagacaaatagttattgatttattgatcaaatattggttttccctcatttttgactgtaactctacaATGTACAACTGTTGTCTCATtgactgtgctgaaataaaatttccagtgtagttgTGACTCGTGTAGTCCTTCTGCTTCTGCTTAATTACTCCTCAACGCTACAATCATAACCAGTCCAGGCGAGGAGGGATTAGTGCGCGATGCGATGCGTAGATGTTTAACTTAGTGACTTTATAGTCTTTGATGTTTCAGGATCTCTTCAATTGAATTGCTTATTaagttattttcttcaatgcTGACAATGTTCTGTGGTATTAAATTCCAGTCTCTTATTGTATTTGGGAAGAAAGAATAGACCCtagcctctataatatacataattacaTATCTTACAATGCgctatagtagtagtagtagtagtaggtagGACTTCCCGCCTCTTGTTTCAGGCGCACCCCTTCGATGACAGATGCTCTGTTGAAGGGTCCATACCAAAAAAATAATCATCATATAGTTCGCAGAAAATAGTTCGCAGTAACAAGATGCGTAACAAGTAacaactataatttttgagaaaaatgcaaaaataatgaaCGAACTCAAGACTCAAAATGATGTAAAGCTGCAAAATTCGGCACCAATTATTTTTAGTGCAAATTTAAAACCTGTTTTTAACATAATCTACGACCTCAAATCATATTTTAATTCAACAATACGTTCGACATACGTTGTATCACCAATATGCCTTTTTGAATAACACATAAAATGAATCTTATTTATGACAAAAACAAGATTTAATAATTCGGTAATCACTTACACACACATCTTTCCGTACTCGATCGAATCAAATCTCTTGTTTTGATTGATTGAGGATGGGCATTTCGATATGAAAGCATTTACAAGGTGACggtccagttgaccaggcaaacttacaAAAGGCAAccgaattaagggctggggtatgaacgtttggacagtatttattttgggacattagagcacatcagacatatcgaattgcattctgaatatgaagaatgtcattctgatatcaaataattttgattttttgaaattcgcaatttaatacacattttatggcaaatcattaaaattgatattttgatatttaacagtatttgaagtaaactttataaatctaatgatttatacttaaagtgtatgtaggtgggatgaaaagccgacgatcaattgaaaatgttgacctttcgtattgaagatatggattttttttcccaaaacaccaaaaaaaaattaggtcttttgggaaaaaaatccatatcttcaatatgaaaggtcaaaattttcaattgaccgtcggcttttcctccctgctacatacactttaagaacatatcattagatttatataatttacttcgaggactgttatatatcaaaaatttgaaaaatatcaactttttataatttgtcataaaatttgtattatattgtgattttaaaaaatgaaaattatttgatatcagaaagacatgcttcgtattcagaatgcaattcgataggtctgaggtgctctcatgtcccacaaaaaaatactgtcgaaacgcaataaacgctcattttggatcccttaagcccgggaattaaaggagtatttcgtgatcctagcatcctctttttatgacatttttcagtagatatccacgaaaaaagcttatttccaaaatttcagttgattccgattttgcgtttgcgagttatgcatgatgtgtattacactgctccatagacaatgtgttgtaatttcgttctggtgcaccagaacgaaattcaaatttggcgatatttttgcttaacgaattaatctgtttgaaatatttggtacataaacattatgtagccagaggtatccagtggtgtaaaatctcaacttttttgggaaaagtgggggatgaggctatggatcacgaaatgcccctttaagtaggCTTAAACCGggggcttaaaatataatcaagtcaatgttcaccccATCACCAAACTGTACACAGCTCCCAACTTCATGTGTTTTCCACATTATTTGGAGCAGCCTTTTAAACATGATGAGCGgacaaaagttttgaccctcctagctGAGACGAATTTAGgggtagtgcaataattatgtgtacctgggggtgaattatagggggagatttttggcaggccaaaaggggggcaagcatgttttggcatgtcgaaagggggggtcaagcgacttttggcaggtcgaaaggggggcaagcaatttttggcacagatattttgggcaccgtttctatattacgccctaaaaggcgtaggaaaacgcattctgaacacgttcaaatatgcaaaatttcctgctcgctgcgctttcGCATTATAtcatgttaagacaatttaaggtcttaaattcgggttccccaaaatcttgcatgtgtaaggggggggcaaagattttttggcacgtcaaaagggtggggcatgaggttttttggcacgtcgaaaaggggggggcaaaggttttttggcacggccaaagggggcaaTCGatatttggcagaccattttgagaattcacccccccccccggtacacattattattgcaccaccccttagatatattcgtctcagctctTAGGGGGCCCTAAAAAATGACCattgggaaaattgagtttacatgcttttctatggggttgacccataattttcatgtcaaaaacggGGGAGGGCCCTGAAATTGTTGAGGTTTGTAAAGGaggggccccgaaaaatgtttgcaataatttTTTATGCATCAGGCCACCCCCaggaagtgtttgtgaacggtccctaggggacgcaggggtaaccttgtcaatcaaatactttaTCTATTGTGTCCAAcatacataggcgtagatccccccccccccaatataatACCAGGGGtgccatacaatcatcccccagtggcgtagccagtgggccCCCCAAATAGACTAACAATAAGACATAAAATAGTGGAGgattgtaaaaaaatgatgaaaaattgtgattttttttttttgcccttcaCTTTAAAccccatgcaaaaaaattttggatCAACAAATCATAACTTCCATCCCCGGCTTCCATCggtaaaaatatttccgtcggtacatttacaaaaaatcctggctacgccactgccccccaTGTTGACGCTGTGCAATTGAAAGACTAGATTCCAGTATCAAGTAGTCAAAAGTGATATTCAGTATGAAGTAGTTTAAAATGTCCCTTTATGGAAGAagcattttttaatatttgtggggatttcTTAAAAAccgaaggtttaaaaaaaaattttaaaagataATCCACCAACCTttccatttttccacttgagggcaacacaacattttattttgtttggccTAATGTAAATACCGCTAATTGCCCATccctattttaaacaaatttgattGACCTCACTGAATCACTGGGTCACGACGCTTGCGTTCAACAACGGGTGATTTTGTTTCTTTTAGGGGAGTAACTTTTTCTAGATTGGGTAAGTTTTATCGATATTTTGCTTACTTATAAcatatttatgtttaaaattttaCCACCGTTTGATTAAGTAAACATCAGTGGTCTTCTTGATTATTTAAACTAGCGTGATCTTGAGTGTTTAACTGTATATTTTTGGAGGATTCCTTCTACAAGGTGGTTCTCGTTTTATTGAGCTGAGGAATGTGAACATATTTTTACTTCCGGTAAaattttgatgaataaaaatccacatttattCAGTTCATTGATCATGACATTTCTAGAAATAATACCATACTCCAACAGTATGTAGTTTTTAATATTATCGTGAAGTTATATGCAAAAGGAAAATTTATTTGATACTAATTACATGTATTTAAATCGAGCGTTTTGTACCTGTAGGTgttctttattttcatttttttattgatGATGATTCATAATGACAACAGGAATTGTTACTTTTGTGAATTCATTCATCTCACGTCTCagcaaattaattattaattagatTATAAAAGCATCTTTGAATGAATTTTATTCATTACTTTTTAATTCCTCTTGAAAATATTCTAGTTGTTTTCTGCATCATTTCAAATTCAATGATGATGTGAAGGTCATTTATTACTAGGCCTAAACCTGGCACagttttggcaacaaaaaaacagGAAGTGGTGTCTTCCTCTCAGTCAGAGTTACAGTTTACTTTTGGGGGCGTGAACTTCCACATTTCATACTGTGGCAATGTTCACAATTGGAAGTGAAATGCCTCGCATACCAACTGTGGAAGTAACTGCTTATTAATCCTGTGTTTTAATTTAAATGAGGTTGTGTGATGTGCTTTAAAAACTTAAACATTCATGACATTTGAATGAAACTTACTGATTTTCAAACCTGATAATTCATTTGAGTGAAGCTGCATGTAGTTTGCGTtcgatttttttgtcaaatttataGTGGCTGACAATATTTGTTCTATTATTTTTGTATAGTAGGCGTACATATTACTTGCTTTTGTAGGTAAATTGTCTGGTTAGGTCTTATTGCCTTGGCATTAATTACTCTTAGTTACCAGGCCTACTGTAAGTTTTGCTTGTttcatggttttcttttttcatcaatttttattgtcttttttttgtatagaatatatacatgtatgtttgttttgtttttgttttgttaaattgTGTGTGCTGTTGCAttcttgttattttgttttaatacctaaaatcaaaacattgaatGTTCATATATTGTTCATggaaatgttttcatttttttaccaaCAGACCAAAGTACTGAACTACCAAAATGGCAAGCAgagcaaagacaaagaagggaACCAAGAAGCGTGCACAGCGTGCAACATCAAATGTGTTTGCTATGTTTGATCAGGCACAGATTCAAGAATTTAAAGAAGCATTCAACATGATTGACCAAAATAGAGATGGTTTTGTGGACAAAGAGGATCTTCATGATATGTTAGCATCTTTAGGTAAGTAACATTAAAAAACTGATTTACTTTTTATACAGTAAAGCAGGTAATTTTCATAAGCAATTTTTGCACATAAAAAATAGTCTTATAGTACAGATGAttatttaatcaaaacaacatttaattgtccaaattttaaaacattaaacaaattgtttttaaaatcattgatttttttaaaccaagGATCGACATGGCAGGCTGCAAACCTAAAAGAAAAATTAGAAATTCCACTGTGAGATACAATGAAAATTACAACACTACCCTGAAGTATCTACGGTACTGAATGAATTAAATGCAAACCATAGGTCTCATTCTCAAAaagagaaacaaatttgtttctagtAGCTCATGCTCACTGGGCCTACATGTAACAAAAATAATGCTATGTTTCCTATAACATTCTGAAAGAAAAGAGTCGGTAGGTAGGAAAACAATAATTTTGTGTCCATTCTAAAACATTAAAATGCACTGCATGAATTACACGATCAGTAGAAGCAACTGGGAAGCAATGAAAATGTTTATCACAGGGTTAACTAACAtggtaacaaacaaacaaattgtggAAGTGGTTCCTGTTGCACATTGCAGTTTTTGTACTTAAAAATTAGAAAATTGCATTGCTTTTTTAGACCTACCATTGAGAAAAAAATGTGGGGCCTAATAATCATTGTTTTGGTTTGTGTTTTGTTTAAACCAGGCAAGAACCCAACAGAAGGATACCTGGATGACATGATGAGCATGGCACCCGGCCCAATCAACTTCACTATGTTCTTGACCCTGTTTGGTGAGAAACTCAACGGTACTGATCCAGAAGATGTCATCCTTAATGCCTTTGCTTGTTTTGATGAGGAGAATGTAGGTGAGTATTGTGGAATACTAGTGTGTAGATGATATCCAGGAGAGACGGTATGATgatccatgatgtcaaatgttatactccaatacgctggcgaagttacgtaattaatcggattaattaccatagcaataggtgaaaacaattttaaacatatcgcgctgcactacaaacaggttacactcatcacccgtgtatgtctgcaatcgtagattgaatacaatactggtcttttcaaagatactaatcttacaggtgtaagtgattagcatgatatggtttaatgcagaagtaccgcgtgaacgtatcagtgcagca is a window from the Amphiura filiformis chromosome 12, Afil_fr2py, whole genome shotgun sequence genome containing:
- the LOC140166267 gene encoding myosin regulatory light polypeptide 9-like, whose amino-acid sequence is MASRAKTKKGTKKRAQRATSNVFAMFDQAQIQEFKEAFNMIDQNRDGFVDKEDLHDMLASLGKNPTEGYLDDMMSMAPGPINFTMFLTLFGEKLNGTDPEDVILNAFACFDEENVGHINEDNLRELLTTMGDRFTEEEVDEMFREAPIKKGHFNYREFVRILKHGTKDQDDDPNP